A single region of the Acidithiobacillus acidisediminis genome encodes:
- a CDS encoding hemerythrin domain-containing protein: MDLLDTPAPSFDDPVGLLLACHRRIEKHCDTLQRMPKHLEKHGVDSDLQTAITRILRYFSLAGPAHHADEELGLFPWLLARPDFPGALRAPLRNLVDQHRQLETAWQNLSEDLNDLIVTEKPRALRLEPFVIMNRAHIALEDGEIFPLARQILDPDSANALGRTMILRRREEDGSS, from the coding sequence ATGGATTTGCTGGATACGCCCGCACCATCCTTTGATGATCCGGTAGGACTCTTGTTGGCCTGTCACCGGCGCATAGAGAAGCACTGCGATACCCTGCAGCGGATGCCTAAGCATCTCGAAAAGCATGGGGTGGACAGCGATCTGCAAACAGCCATCACACGCATCCTGCGCTATTTTAGCTTGGCCGGCCCAGCCCACCACGCCGATGAGGAACTGGGACTTTTCCCCTGGCTTTTGGCACGGCCGGATTTTCCAGGAGCCTTACGTGCCCCCTTGCGCAATCTTGTGGATCAGCACCGCCAACTGGAAACCGCCTGGCAGAATCTTTCAGAGGATCTGAATGATCTCATCGTTACGGAAAAGCCCCGAGCGTTACGTCTCGAGCCCTTCGTCATCATGAACCGCGCCCATATCGCCTTGGAGGACGGAGAAATTTTTCCCCTGGCCAGGCAAATCTTGGATCCAGATTCTGCCAACGCCTTGGGTAGGACCATGATACTGCGACGGCGTGAAGAGGATGGCAGTTCATGA
- the narJ gene encoding nitrate reductase molybdenum cofactor assembly chaperone, which produces MIRQPLFHILALLLDYPDDALRAALPELHTDLLAEVRLHSSERSTVLQHLDWMEMQEPLALEAKYVETFDWTPSCDLHLSTHLLPEDDRGRGSVLLRLLEHYSAHGWIPSNHCLPDYLPVILDFAATLTTEESRVFLAGAQESISILEQNLRSVHSPYAELVATILPYAQLVDKLRAGVET; this is translated from the coding sequence ATGATTCGCCAACCTCTGTTTCACATCCTCGCCCTGCTGTTGGACTATCCGGACGACGCGCTACGCGCCGCCCTTCCGGAACTCCACACGGACCTGCTTGCAGAAGTCCGTCTGCACTCATCTGAGAGAAGCACGGTACTACAGCATCTCGACTGGATGGAGATGCAAGAGCCGCTTGCACTGGAGGCGAAATATGTCGAGACCTTCGATTGGACTCCAAGCTGCGACTTGCATTTGAGCACGCATCTTCTACCAGAAGACGACCGCGGTCGAGGATCTGTGCTATTACGCTTACTGGAGCACTATTCGGCGCACGGTTGGATCCCCAGTAATCACTGTCTGCCAGATTACCTGCCAGTGATTCTGGACTTTGCCGCCACACTCACCACGGAGGAGAGTCGCGTCTTTCTGGCGGGCGCGCAGGAGTCGATCTCCATTCTTGAGCAAAATCTGCGCAGCGTTCACAGTCCATATGCAGAGCTGGTGGCGACAATCCTTCCGTATGCGCAACTCGTTGACAAGCTTCGAGCAGGAGTGGAGACATGA
- a CDS encoding DUF302 domain-containing protein, producing MHVSDIPGLRQWQRAIAPATVLSRAEAQLVEAGFTLFDRIDHAQAAKSAGLFLPFCVVLIFGRPSGGTELMRVAPTLAIDLPSKMLIYECESNISLVAVTELAYTAQRHGLRSDRYLAEVRAFDHEVSTIVTNILMDTN from the coding sequence ATGCACGTCAGCGATATACCTGGATTGCGCCAATGGCAACGTGCGATCGCGCCGGCTACAGTTTTGAGCCGTGCGGAAGCTCAGCTAGTGGAAGCAGGTTTTACCCTCTTCGATCGCATTGATCACGCGCAGGCGGCGAAATCTGCCGGCCTGTTTCTGCCCTTTTGCGTAGTGTTGATTTTTGGTCGGCCCAGCGGCGGTACCGAACTCATGCGCGTTGCTCCTACGCTCGCCATCGATTTGCCAAGCAAAATGCTCATCTACGAATGTGAGTCCAATATATCGTTGGTAGCGGTGACGGAACTGGCATACACCGCCCAACGCCACGGTCTCCGGAGCGACCGGTACCTAGCCGAGGTCCGTGCTTTTGATCATGAAGTCAGCACCATCGTTACCAATATCCTGATGGATACAAACTGA
- a CDS encoding DUF488 domain-containing protein, protein MSPAPQAQELDGLCTIHVWRVYDKPIPPGYRVLVERLWPRGQRKTDLPLDDWTKNLAPSTALRQWFHHDPSLWPEFRQRYLVELQDHEAEARSLLAAARGKDLILLYAAQDREHNGALVLRDFVCSHLPKTAQRPDPTRESGESDAP, encoded by the coding sequence ATGTCTCCTGCTCCGCAAGCCCAAGAATTAGATGGACTCTGCACCATCCACGTCTGGCGCGTCTATGACAAACCCATTCCGCCAGGATACCGTGTGCTCGTGGAGCGCCTATGGCCACGGGGACAGCGTAAAACGGATCTCCCCCTGGATGACTGGACCAAAAACCTTGCTCCCAGCACAGCACTACGCCAATGGTTTCATCACGATCCGTCGTTGTGGCCGGAGTTTCGCCAACGTTATCTCGTCGAGCTGCAAGATCACGAAGCTGAAGCCCGCAGCTTGCTGGCCGCGGCGAGGGGAAAAGACCTCATACTGCTGTATGCCGCCCAGGATCGGGAGCACAATGGTGCCTTGGTCCTCAGGGATTTTGTATGTAGTCACTTGCCAAAAACCGCGCAGCGACCGGACCCTACGAGGGAGTCCGGGGAATCGGATGCGCCGTAG
- a CDS encoding MFS transporter — MIQGSPRSVLAGSTIGFFIGAGSVSLYGPTAHIFVQAMHLSPTQIGWLVGMPMLTGALLRIPFGASVDHNGGRTPFLILLIASLVGIAGLYWMLLTLYPNHLDARYYPYLLLLGALAGSGIATFSVGIGQVSYWYPKKRQGAALAVFGGLGDSSPGFVALILPSVILLTGLWSGYLFSLAMIILGILLYFLWGHNAPFFQYAHRMEKREAMVRAKADGEELFPTGGVWHSLRLSARHWRTWPLVGLYFTNFGGFLALTVWLPTFWESYYHTSTMTAVILTATFSLLAAFIRVWGGVLSDRKGGEKVAIISLIILLIGAVIMTLSQTLWLTVIGEILVGAGMGINNAAVFKLVPHYVPDAVGGASGWVGGLGCLGGFAVPPLLGGFVDRFGVQGYSLGYSVYIGLAIVSLLLVWILIKTQEQIGEGHSFSSKR, encoded by the coding sequence ATGATCCAGGGTTCACCCCGTAGCGTTCTGGCTGGGTCAACCATTGGCTTCTTCATTGGCGCGGGGTCGGTCTCACTCTACGGGCCAACTGCGCACATTTTTGTGCAAGCCATGCACCTATCTCCCACGCAAATTGGTTGGCTGGTCGGGATGCCCATGCTGACTGGCGCATTGCTTCGCATACCCTTTGGTGCCTCAGTCGATCACAACGGCGGGCGAACACCGTTCTTGATTCTGTTGATCGCATCTCTGGTTGGCATAGCAGGACTTTACTGGATGCTGTTGACCTTGTATCCGAACCATTTGGATGCACGCTACTATCCCTATTTGCTATTGCTTGGCGCTCTCGCAGGCAGCGGTATTGCGACATTTTCTGTGGGAATTGGCCAGGTATCGTATTGGTACCCTAAAAAACGGCAAGGGGCAGCGCTAGCCGTTTTTGGTGGGCTGGGAGATTCCTCGCCGGGTTTTGTTGCCCTTATTCTTCCAAGCGTGATATTACTAACCGGATTGTGGTCTGGCTATCTTTTTTCCTTGGCCATGATTATTCTCGGCATACTTCTGTACTTCCTCTGGGGGCATAATGCCCCGTTTTTTCAGTATGCGCATCGTATGGAAAAACGCGAAGCGATGGTACGTGCAAAAGCAGATGGAGAAGAATTGTTTCCTACGGGCGGCGTTTGGCATTCACTCAGATTGTCCGCACGCCATTGGCGAACCTGGCCTTTAGTGGGGCTATACTTTACGAATTTTGGGGGATTTCTTGCGCTCACGGTCTGGCTTCCCACCTTCTGGGAAAGCTATTACCATACCAGCACCATGACGGCCGTCATTCTGACCGCGACCTTCTCTTTGCTCGCTGCCTTCATTCGCGTTTGGGGTGGAGTGCTTTCGGATCGCAAGGGTGGTGAGAAGGTAGCCATAATTTCATTGATCATCCTGCTCATTGGCGCGGTCATCATGACCCTCTCACAGACGCTCTGGTTGACGGTAATAGGAGAAATTTTGGTCGGTGCCGGAATGGGCATTAACAATGCAGCGGTTTTCAAGTTAGTACCCCACTATGTGCCGGATGCCGTGGGTGGTGCGTCGGGATGGGTTGGGGGATTGGGTTGTCTGGGCGGGTTTGCTGTGCCGCCGCTACTGGGTGGATTTGTAGATCGCTTTGGCGTGCAGGGATACTCCCTGGGTTATAGCGTATATATCGGACTGGCAATCGTGAGCTTGCTGTTGGTTTGGATTCTAATCAAGACCCAAGAGCAGATCGGCGAAGGACACTCCTTCTCGTCGAAGCGTTGA
- a CDS encoding NAD(P)/FAD-dependent oxidoreductase, whose translation MNDISPWDYVIVGAGPAAAAAAMAIRESDDGGRLLMLGAETELPYQRPPLSKGLWTNKVALDDLPLRSAADWEHLGVQTRLGDVVVKLDAAAKTLTSAAGKIYRYERLLLATGGRARQPELTNTELRERVHVLRSLSDYRRLRTAAQSVSRLLVVGGGFLGAEIAAALSQQEGLKVHYAFAGDAPLAHIFPPVLQKAVLSRYHQARVLLYPRHRLETLSWKEGHVRADFREHAPIAGDLLVYALGMEGQLELAQQAGLALDKGGIAVNAELRSSDAHIWAAGDVATYPDPVWQTPCRLEHWDNAEATGKAAGRAMAGREEPFRHQSLFFSDIFDLGFEAVGRCDSRRVLRVASPEEGKAVIYYGSDDRVEGVLLWNVWEKADAVRAGIAARRSLKDPYWTETLER comes from the coding sequence ATGAACGACATATCCCCTTGGGATTACGTCATCGTTGGCGCGGGTCCAGCGGCAGCAGCCGCAGCGATGGCTATCCGCGAGTCGGACGATGGTGGCAGGCTGCTGATGCTGGGAGCAGAGACAGAATTGCCTTATCAACGTCCACCTTTATCAAAGGGTCTCTGGACGAATAAGGTAGCGCTGGATGACTTACCCCTGCGTTCCGCCGCCGATTGGGAACATTTGGGTGTGCAGACACGGCTCGGGGACGTGGTAGTGAAACTAGACGCTGCGGCCAAGACTCTCACCAGCGCCGCCGGGAAAATTTATCGCTACGAGCGTCTCCTTCTAGCTACGGGGGGCCGTGCACGGCAGCCCGAACTTACCAACACCGAACTGCGGGAGCGCGTCCATGTCTTGCGCAGCCTCTCGGACTATCGTCGGCTTCGGACTGCGGCACAGTCAGTTTCTCGCTTACTGGTGGTGGGAGGTGGTTTCCTTGGCGCAGAGATTGCGGCCGCGCTCTCCCAGCAAGAGGGTTTAAAAGTCCACTACGCTTTTGCCGGCGACGCGCCTTTGGCCCATATCTTCCCACCAGTCTTGCAAAAAGCCGTCCTCTCCCGCTACCACCAAGCCAGAGTCCTGCTGTATCCACGCCACCGCTTGGAAACGCTGAGCTGGAAGGAAGGCCATGTGCGCGCGGACTTCCGTGAGCACGCGCCTATCGCTGGTGATCTTTTGGTTTACGCACTGGGCATGGAGGGCCAGCTTGAACTCGCCCAGCAGGCAGGTCTAGCACTGGACAAAGGCGGGATCGCGGTCAATGCCGAGCTGCGCAGCAGCGACGCGCACATCTGGGCTGCGGGAGACGTTGCGACTTACCCAGACCCCGTATGGCAAACACCCTGTCGGCTGGAGCACTGGGATAATGCTGAAGCGACGGGAAAGGCGGCAGGGCGTGCGATGGCTGGGAGAGAGGAGCCTTTCCGGCATCAGTCGCTTTTCTTCAGTGATATCTTTGACCTCGGCTTCGAGGCCGTGGGACGCTGCGATTCCCGGCGGGTGCTGCGTGTAGCGAGTCCCGAGGAGGGAAAGGCCGTCATCTATTATGGATCTGATGACCGGGTGGAGGGTGTACTGCTCTGGAATGTCTGGGAAAAAGCCGATGCTGTACGCGCAGGAATCGCGGCTCGCCGATCCCTAAAGGATCCATACTGGACGGAAACACTGGAGCGGTGA
- the narH gene encoding nitrate reductase subunit beta, whose product MKVRAQFALVFNLDKCIGCHTCSVTCKNTWTNRRGTEYIWFNNVETKPGIGYPKNWEHQDHWHGGWVRKNGRLQLKQGGRLWELMTIFANPHLPEILDYYEPFSFNYSHLVDSPLVETAPVARPVSLVSGRTLDKIDWSANWEDQLGGTYKTRSVDYNLRDVPDSELLGEFEKTFFFYLPRMCNHCLNPACVAACPSGAIYKREEDGIVLIDQDRCRGWRMCISACPYKKVYFNWESGKSEKCIACYPRVESGLPTICSDTCVGRIRYNGIMLYDADRIAEYANTENLEDLYEAQIQIFLDPHDPEVIAQARLDGVPDSWIDAAQRSPIYKMAVDWKIALPLHPEFRTLPMVWYVPPLSPMGREIHPKRIPQSAEEVLPRLESLRIPIDYLASLFTAGKREPVLAALTKLIAMRAYQRGLHVDKRANLDVLAGAGLDAATAQDMYRYLALAHYQDRFVIPTSHQETMMDDPYDFQGQNGFVFGNDSSTGISGAEIFPKRRKESPGANVQPLHFRPYR is encoded by the coding sequence GTGAAAGTTCGCGCGCAATTTGCTCTGGTTTTTAATCTCGACAAGTGTATCGGCTGTCATACCTGTTCCGTAACCTGCAAGAATACCTGGACCAACCGTCGCGGCACTGAATACATCTGGTTCAATAATGTCGAAACCAAACCCGGCATAGGCTACCCCAAAAACTGGGAACATCAGGATCACTGGCACGGCGGCTGGGTACGCAAGAACGGCAGGTTGCAGTTGAAACAGGGCGGACGCCTCTGGGAGTTGATGACCATATTCGCTAATCCGCACCTTCCCGAAATTCTCGACTACTACGAGCCGTTTTCTTTCAATTATAGCCATCTAGTCGACAGCCCACTTGTGGAAACGGCCCCTGTGGCCCGACCCGTATCCCTGGTGAGTGGACGCACACTAGACAAGATCGACTGGAGCGCCAACTGGGAAGACCAACTGGGCGGAACGTATAAAACCCGCTCAGTAGATTACAACCTGCGGGATGTGCCCGATAGCGAACTGCTTGGCGAATTCGAAAAAACCTTTTTTTTCTATCTCCCGCGCATGTGCAACCATTGCCTTAATCCGGCTTGCGTAGCCGCATGCCCGTCTGGAGCGATCTATAAGCGAGAAGAAGACGGCATTGTGCTTATTGATCAGGATCGTTGTCGGGGATGGCGTATGTGCATTTCCGCCTGCCCCTACAAGAAAGTGTATTTTAATTGGGAGTCTGGTAAGTCGGAAAAGTGTATTGCGTGTTACCCTCGAGTAGAGTCTGGCCTACCGACTATCTGTTCCGACACATGCGTCGGCCGTATCCGCTATAACGGCATCATGCTGTACGATGCGGACCGTATTGCCGAGTACGCCAACACCGAAAACCTCGAAGACCTTTATGAAGCACAGATCCAGATCTTCCTGGATCCACACGATCCAGAAGTTATAGCCCAGGCTCGCTTGGATGGCGTTCCCGATTCATGGATCGACGCAGCTCAACGATCGCCAATTTATAAAATGGCCGTGGACTGGAAAATAGCACTTCCCCTGCACCCAGAATTTCGCACCTTGCCCATGGTTTGGTACGTTCCGCCACTGTCGCCCATGGGCCGCGAGATTCATCCCAAGCGCATACCGCAAAGCGCGGAGGAGGTGCTTCCTCGATTGGAATCGTTACGGATTCCCATCGACTATCTGGCCAGCCTCTTCACCGCAGGCAAGCGTGAGCCAGTACTCGCGGCGTTGACCAAACTGATCGCGATGCGTGCTTATCAACGCGGTCTGCATGTGGACAAGCGCGCTAATCTAGACGTGTTAGCCGGCGCGGGTCTCGATGCTGCTACGGCGCAGGATATGTATCGCTACCTAGCCCTTGCCCATTACCAAGATCGTTTTGTCATTCCCACGAGCCATCAGGAAACCATGATGGACGATCCCTACGATTTCCAGGGGCAGAATGGTTTTGTCTTCGGTAACGATAGCAGCACCGGTATCAGTGGGGCTGAGATTTTCCCCAAGCGCCGCAAGGAGAGCCCCGGCGCAAACGTGCAACCTCTACACTTCCGTCCTTATCGATAG
- the narI gene encoding respiratory nitrate reductase subunit gamma, with product MIWSWNYFFFGVYPFIAGTTFLVGSAIRYEREQYGWSSFSSQILASKRYMMWASNLWHVGILTLFLGHFTGFLTNILEWLGADPVEHQWIAASAGITAGVLAMIGGLMLLLRRLLDPKVRYASRFMDIFILVWLLITLSFGLGTQFVSVPDAVSGHVQNMQILIQYVRSIATFQPDPALIRTIPIIYKIHMFCGMTVFLLFPFSRLVHIWTVPLNYAIRPYQLVRAKIRSVI from the coding sequence ATGATCTGGTCTTGGAATTATTTTTTCTTTGGCGTCTACCCTTTCATTGCCGGGACGACATTCCTTGTCGGATCGGCAATCCGTTATGAGCGAGAGCAGTACGGTTGGTCAAGTTTCTCCAGCCAGATCCTTGCATCAAAACGCTACATGATGTGGGCAAGCAATCTCTGGCATGTCGGTATTCTCACCCTCTTTCTTGGCCATTTTACAGGGTTTCTCACTAACATTCTCGAGTGGTTAGGGGCTGATCCCGTCGAACACCAGTGGATTGCCGCTAGTGCTGGAATCACCGCAGGTGTGCTTGCCATGATCGGGGGGCTCATGCTCCTGCTTCGGCGGCTTCTCGATCCCAAAGTCCGGTATGCTAGCCGCTTTATGGATATTTTTATTCTCGTGTGGTTGTTGATTACCCTGAGCTTTGGGCTGGGTACCCAGTTTGTCAGCGTCCCGGACGCGGTATCGGGACATGTTCAGAACATGCAGATCCTGATCCAGTATGTGCGGAGCATAGCGACATTCCAGCCAGATCCCGCTCTCATTCGCACTATTCCCATTATTTATAAGATCCATATGTTTTGTGGAATGACCGTTTTTTTGCTTTTTCCTTTTAGTAGACTGGTACATATCTGGACTGTACCGCTAAATTATGCCATCCGCCCTTATCAGCTGGTACGGGCTAAGATTCGGTCAGTGATATAG
- a CDS encoding nitrate reductase subunit alpha, whose protein sequence is MSHLLDRLKFLVRDKEGFADGHGIKLRDDRQWEDAYRHRWRYDKIVRTTHGVNCTGGCSWNVHVKNGLVVFEMQAHDYPETRPDLPNHEPRGCQRGASFSWYLYSPHRIKYPMVRGRLLELYRAEKALGKDPVEAWRAIQEDPRKRSSYVAVRGLGGFVRSSWDEVNEIIAAANIYTILQYGPDRIAGFSVIPAMSMISYASGARYLSLIGGVPLSFYDWYCDLPPSSPQVWGEQTDVPESADWFNSTYIIVAGTNIPATRTPDAHFYSEVRYKGTKVVAMAPDYAEYVKFADEWLPVRAGTDAAFFLAMGHVVLQEFYIQKDVPYFMDYARRFTDLPMQVMLRALPDGRHASDRFLRASDFTDQLGQDSNPDWKTVIFDELSHNYRCPNGSIGFRWDEAEGNWNLLQEDASSHTPIVAELSALGKPDAELVTMVFPHYGKRGEDTPILMERKVCARRLQTTQGESLVCSVFDLLLAQYGVRRPGVEIVQEDDRVADYTDPDHCFTPAWQETITGISPDVCVRIAREFAQNAVATQGRSMVIVGAGTNHWYHNDMNYRSIINLVHLCGCVGQSGGGWAHYVGQEALRPQAGWLSLAFASDWHPHARQAAGTSYWYLHTDQWRYERVHPEQLLQPAAKASYRGRTLADYNVVAERMGWLPAAPHFDRNPLEILADLEREGHSTNAEATEAVVTALQSGELRFASEDIDHPNNWPRNLFVWRNNLIGTNAKGHEYFLKHLLGAENAVLGQDDAGSASQEIRWRERAPIGKLDLMVDINFRLNSTGAYSDIILPTATWYEKNDLNTTDMHPFIHPLGAAVDPGWESRSDWQIFRHIAQQFSQLAQKHLGTRKDLLALALLHDSPDELGQAIGVDDWKKNGSRPVPGRNCPRLEIVTRDYPQIYQQYCSIGPRLQSSGNGAKGEHWEAGQEIEELLHINGAFPNESNEGAQRPSLSADIHACDMVLHLSPETNGEVAHKAWCSLEKKTGLKLAQLAADRRGEKFHFHDLQVQPRKVISSPTWSGLMSEEVSYSAGYINVHNAVPYRTLTGRGQFYLDHEWFLDFGEGLCTYRPPLPTLAVHGLPERFDTTNGLVLRFLTPHDKWGIHSTYHDDLRMLHLSRGGPHIWISERDAESLGIADNDWLEGINENGALMARAVVSQRIPEGVAIMYHQQENTINVPGSPSTGKRGGINNSATRVIVKPTHMVGGYAQLAWTLNYYGPVGSQRDSEILIRKVSDAQIHWLEAPLSARDEANLRQAVEDSQ, encoded by the coding sequence ATGAGTCACCTATTGGATCGCTTGAAGTTCTTGGTGCGGGACAAAGAAGGCTTTGCCGACGGCCACGGTATAAAACTGCGCGACGACCGCCAATGGGAGGATGCTTATCGTCATCGTTGGCGCTATGACAAGATCGTGCGCACCACCCACGGGGTCAACTGCACCGGTGGGTGCAGCTGGAATGTTCACGTCAAAAATGGCCTGGTGGTGTTTGAGATGCAGGCCCACGACTATCCCGAAACGCGCCCAGACCTTCCCAATCACGAGCCTCGTGGGTGTCAAAGAGGTGCCAGCTTTTCTTGGTACCTCTACAGTCCGCACCGCATCAAATATCCCATGGTGCGCGGGCGGTTGCTTGAGCTTTATCGTGCCGAGAAAGCGCTGGGTAAAGATCCGGTAGAGGCCTGGCGGGCGATTCAAGAGGATCCACGCAAGCGGAGTAGCTATGTTGCCGTACGCGGTCTGGGGGGGTTCGTTCGCAGCTCCTGGGACGAAGTCAATGAGATTATTGCTGCCGCCAACATTTATACCATCCTGCAGTACGGTCCGGATCGCATTGCCGGATTTTCCGTTATTCCTGCCATGTCCATGATCAGTTATGCCTCGGGCGCCCGTTACCTTTCCCTCATCGGTGGCGTGCCGTTGAGCTTCTACGACTGGTATTGCGACCTGCCGCCCTCCTCGCCCCAGGTCTGGGGAGAGCAGACGGATGTGCCGGAATCGGCCGACTGGTTCAACTCCACCTATATCATCGTGGCCGGCACCAATATCCCGGCCACGCGCACCCCAGATGCGCACTTTTATTCTGAAGTTCGCTACAAGGGGACCAAGGTGGTTGCCATGGCCCCCGATTATGCTGAATACGTCAAGTTTGCCGATGAATGGTTGCCCGTCCGGGCCGGTACCGATGCGGCATTCTTTTTGGCTATGGGGCATGTCGTTTTGCAGGAGTTCTATATCCAAAAAGATGTACCCTACTTCATGGACTACGCTCGCCGTTTCACGGATCTACCCATGCAGGTAATGCTTCGGGCTCTGCCGGACGGACGCCATGCGAGTGACCGGTTTCTGCGTGCGAGCGATTTTACGGACCAGCTGGGACAAGACTCCAATCCAGACTGGAAAACCGTCATTTTCGACGAGCTAAGCCATAATTACCGTTGTCCAAATGGATCGATAGGATTCCGTTGGGATGAGGCTGAAGGCAACTGGAACCTGCTGCAAGAGGATGCCAGCAGCCATACGCCTATTGTCGCCGAACTCTCGGCTCTAGGGAAACCCGACGCTGAACTTGTAACTATGGTTTTCCCGCACTATGGCAAACGCGGCGAGGACACTCCTATCTTGATGGAACGCAAAGTTTGTGCGCGGCGCCTGCAGACAACCCAGGGCGAATCTCTCGTCTGCTCTGTTTTTGATTTGTTACTGGCTCAGTATGGTGTGCGCCGACCTGGCGTAGAAATAGTGCAGGAGGATGATCGGGTTGCGGACTATACGGACCCTGACCATTGCTTTACCCCGGCTTGGCAAGAGACCATCACAGGAATATCCCCGGACGTGTGCGTGCGTATTGCCCGAGAGTTCGCGCAAAATGCTGTAGCCACGCAAGGTCGTTCCATGGTGATAGTGGGAGCGGGTACCAATCATTGGTATCACAACGACATGAACTATCGCTCTATCATCAACTTGGTACATCTTTGCGGTTGCGTTGGGCAAAGTGGTGGCGGGTGGGCACATTATGTCGGACAAGAGGCTCTCCGGCCCCAAGCAGGGTGGCTTTCCCTGGCTTTTGCCAGCGACTGGCACCCCCACGCGCGTCAAGCCGCCGGAACGAGCTATTGGTATCTTCACACGGATCAATGGCGCTACGAGCGTGTCCATCCAGAACAGCTCCTGCAGCCGGCTGCCAAGGCCAGCTATCGAGGCCGCACGCTCGCGGACTACAATGTCGTCGCCGAGCGAATGGGTTGGTTGCCTGCGGCACCGCACTTTGATCGTAATCCCCTGGAGATTCTGGCGGACCTGGAACGGGAGGGACATTCTACGAACGCGGAAGCCACCGAGGCCGTTGTCACGGCCTTGCAAAGCGGTGAGCTACGATTCGCGAGCGAGGATATCGACCACCCCAATAATTGGCCACGCAATCTTTTCGTGTGGCGCAACAACCTGATTGGCACCAATGCCAAGGGACACGAGTATTTCCTCAAACACTTGCTAGGTGCGGAGAATGCCGTGTTGGGACAGGACGATGCAGGCTCTGCCAGTCAAGAGATCCGATGGCGTGAGCGCGCGCCCATAGGCAAGCTGGACCTCATGGTCGACATCAACTTTCGCCTGAACAGCACTGGCGCTTACTCTGACATCATCTTGCCTACGGCTACTTGGTACGAGAAGAACGATCTCAACACCACCGACATGCATCCCTTCATCCACCCCTTGGGGGCAGCGGTGGACCCGGGGTGGGAAAGTCGCAGCGATTGGCAGATTTTTCGGCATATTGCGCAGCAGTTCTCCCAACTTGCCCAAAAGCACCTGGGTACCCGGAAAGATCTTTTGGCGCTAGCTCTACTGCACGATAGCCCCGACGAGCTAGGCCAGGCCATAGGCGTGGACGACTGGAAAAAGAATGGCTCTCGCCCAGTTCCGGGGCGGAATTGCCCGCGCTTGGAGATCGTCACCCGAGATTACCCCCAAATCTATCAGCAATACTGCAGTATAGGGCCGCGTCTGCAAAGCTCGGGCAACGGTGCCAAAGGCGAGCATTGGGAAGCGGGACAGGAAATAGAGGAGTTGCTGCACATCAACGGTGCCTTTCCAAACGAGTCTAATGAAGGCGCGCAACGTCCCTCTCTCAGCGCCGATATCCACGCCTGCGATATGGTGTTACATCTCTCTCCCGAAACCAACGGCGAGGTTGCCCATAAAGCCTGGTGTTCGCTGGAGAAGAAAACGGGCCTCAAGCTCGCGCAGCTGGCTGCTGACCGGCGTGGCGAGAAATTTCACTTCCACGATCTTCAGGTACAGCCTCGGAAAGTCATTTCCTCGCCCACGTGGAGCGGACTAATGTCTGAGGAAGTCAGTTACAGTGCAGGATACATCAACGTGCATAATGCCGTTCCCTACCGAACTTTGACAGGGCGCGGCCAATTTTACCTGGACCATGAATGGTTTCTGGATTTTGGTGAGGGACTGTGTACTTACCGCCCACCGCTACCCACTCTAGCGGTTCACGGTTTACCTGAACGCTTCGATACCACGAATGGCCTCGTGTTGCGGTTCCTCACCCCTCACGACAAATGGGGCATTCACAGTACCTATCATGATGATCTACGCATGCTTCACCTCTCCCGAGGTGGCCCACATATCTGGATTAGCGAAAGAGACGCGGAAAGCCTGGGGATTGCCGATAACGACTGGCTCGAAGGGATCAACGAAAATGGTGCGTTGATGGCCCGCGCGGTGGTCAGCCAAAGGATTCCCGAAGGTGTGGCCATCATGTACCACCAGCAGGAAAACACCATCAACGTCCCGGGCTCTCCGAGCACGGGCAAACGTGGTGGTATCAACAACAGCGCCACTCGCGTCATCGTCAAACCTACCCATATGGTTGGGGGCTATGCCCAGCTGGCCTGGACATTGAACTATTACGGCCCCGTAGGTAGTCAGCGCGATTCGGAAATCCTCATCCGCAAGGTGAGTGACGCACAAATTCACTGGCTGGAAGCGCCCCTATCGGCACGGGACGAGGCCAATCTTAGACAGGCCGTGGAGGATTCTCAGTGA